From the genome of Longispora fulva:
TGGCCGAGCGGGACCGCGGACTGACGGCTGCCGTCGAGGCGGTGAAGCGCGGCGACCTGGTCGTCTTCCCCACCGACACGGTCTACGGGATCGGCTGCGACGCCTTCAAGTCCTGGTCCGTCGGAACCCTGCTGCGCGCCAAGTCCCGGGGCCGCGACGTGCCTCCCCCGGTGATGGTCGGCTCCCGGCAGATGCTCGACGGCCTGGTCTACGGCCTGCCGTCGGCCGCCAGGGACCTGGTCGAGGCGTTCTGGCCGGGCCCGCTGACGATCCTCGTCGAGCACGCGCCCAGCCTGGACTGGGACCTCGGCGACACCGACGGCGTGATCCAGGTCCGGATGCCGCTGCACCCGGTGGCCCTGGAGCTGATCCGCGAGACCGGCCCGATGGCCGTGTCCAGCGCGAACAAGCCGTCGGACCCGGCGGCGCTGACCGCCGACGAGGCACGGACCCAGTTCGGCTACGAGGTCAGCGTGTACCTGGAGGCCGGCGCGGCCCCCGAGCAGCTCACCTCCACGATCGTGGACTGCACGAACGCGACGCCGAAGATCCTCCGGGTAGGGGCGCTGTCCCTCGCCCAACTCCGCGAGGTGGCCCCGGACGTGGCGGAAGAAGACGAATGAGCTGGCCCGTCGAGCGGGGCGGGGCGGCCGCGTGACGCCTTTTTCGGTCCTGCACGTGTGCGTCGGCAACATCTGCCGGTCCCCGATGGCCGAGCGGCTGTTCCTGCTGGCCCTCGGCGGGCACGCCGGCCTGGTGTACAGCCACAGCGCCGGCACCGGCAACTGGCACCGGGGCGAGCCGATGAACCCGCCGGCCGCCCGCCAGGTGCTGGCCAGGGGCGGGGACGTCGACGGCTTCGGCGCCCGTCAGCTCACGGTCGGGCACATCGAGGGCTCTGACCTCATCCTGACGGCGACCCACGAGCAGTACGACCACGTGCTGAACCTGAGCCCGACCGCGCGGGGCAGGACGTTCGTGCTCGGCGAGTTCGGCCGGCTGCTCGCGGCGTACGCCGGGGAGCTGCCGGACTTCACCGGGGACGCGGAGTCGCTGTACGGCCGGGGGGTGGCGCTCGTCACGGCGCTGGACGCGGCCAGGGCCGGCTCCCGTCCGGTACCCGGAGATGATCTCGCCGACCCCTACGGTCTGGACGAGCGCACCTACGCCCGCACCGCCGATGAGATCGAGTCCACCCTGCGCCCGCTGGCCGGGGTGCTCGTCGGGGGCTCCGCGTAGAATCGCCGGCATGATTACCCGTGCCGCGCTGACCAGGCGCCTCCGGCATCTGCCGACCGCCCTCGCAGCCAGCGGCGTGGGGCTCGTCGTCGCGGCCCTCGCCGGTCTGGTCTTCCAAGGTCCCGTCGGCGCGGCCGGCGCGGCCGCCGGTGTCGGGCTGGTCAGCGTCGGCTACGTGCTGTCGCACCTGATCGTGGCCTGGGCCGACGCGGTGAACCGCAAGATGGTCCTGCCGGTCGGGCTCACGGTCTACTCAGTGAAGTTCATCCTGCTGGGCATCTGGCTCGCCGCGCTGAAGGAGACCGGCTGGGCCGGGCTGAACCCCATGGCCTTCAGCATGGTCGGCGCGGTCATCGTGTGGACGACGGCTCAGGCCGTGTGGACGTGGAAGGCCCGGATCCCCTACGTCGAAATCGAACCGAATTAGTCGTCTGTTCGCTCTTACGCAACCCGAATGGGCCGCGATTGTGAGCGGGGTTACGGTGGGAATCTGCGTACCGGCAGTTCGCCGGGGGTCGATGTCACTCATCCGACCCTCGGCTGATATCGTCTGCGCGTCATGACCGACAACAAAGAGTCGCCGAAGCGCCCCAGCTCAGCTGATGGTGCGAACGTGGGCTGGGCCGCCGTCGGGTACCTGATCTCCGGGATCGGAGTCTGGGGCTTCCTCGGCTGGATCGTCGATCGCTGGCTGGATGTGCCCAAGCACTTCGGCATGATGATCGGCATGTTGGTCGGCATGGCCGGGGCGATCTACCTGGTCGTCAAGAAGCTTGGCGCGTAAGCGCTTCCGTCTCCGAGAGCGAAGGATGGTGCGGTGAGCGTCTCGATGGTCGTCCTCGCCAAGGCAGAGATCCCGTGGCCGCCCACGGTCGACGAGGGGTTCTTCTTCGACCCGGTGGTGGGCACCGGCCCGTGGGTCACGAAGTTCACCATCATGCTGTGGATCGCGATCGCGGCGCTGATCGTGCTGTTCGCCGTGGCGCTCCGGAAGCCGAAGATCGTTCCCACCAAGGGCCAGTGGATCGCCGAGTCGGTCATGGACTTCGTGCGCAACGGCATCGGCCGCGAGATCATCGGCCCCAAGGGTGACAAGTTCGTGCCGTATCTGACGGTGCTGTTCTGCTTCATCGCGTTCATGAACGTGTTCGGCATCATCCCGCTGGCGCAGATCTCGCCGATGACGCACATCGCGTTCCCCGTGGTCCTCGCGATCATCTCGTACGTGATGTACATCTTCGTCGGCATCCAGAACTCCGGCCCGGGCAAGTTCTTCAAGAACCACCTGATCCTGCCGGCCCCGTGGTACCTGCAGCCGCTGCTGATCCCGATCGAGTTCTTCCAGAACTTCATCGTCCGGCCGGTCACCCTCTCGGTGCGTCTGTTCGCGAACATGTTCGCCGGCCACCTGATCCTGCTGGTGTTCACCCTCGGCGGGTTCGTCCTGATCAACGCCGGCACCGCCTTCACCTACGGTGTCTCCGTCTTCTCCTTCGCGATGGCCATCGCGATGACGCTGTTCGAGTTCTTCGTCGCGATGCTGCAGGCGTACATCTTCGTCCTGCTGACCGGCACCTGGCTGCAGGGCGCTCTCGCCGACGAGCACTAGGGCTCAGATATACCCCCGTTAGCTGTTTCGCGTGAGAGTCACGCGAGATACTCCAGGAGGAATACCGAAATGACGCTTGCCGAACTCACCGGTGACATCAGCTCGATCGGCTACGGCCTCGCGGCCATCGGCCCCGGTATCGGTGTAGGCATCGTGTTCGCCGCCTACATCCAGGCGACGGCCCGTCAGCCCGAGTCCGCCGGCCTGACCCGCGCCTACCTGTTCATGGGCTTCGCGCTCTCCGAGGCGCTGGCGCTGTTCGGCCTCGCGCTCGCCTTCGTCTTCTCGCACCCCGCCGCCTAACAACCGGTCCGCAAGGGAACGGGAGTTTCTCATGTTTCTCGCGAGTGAGCACAACCCGCTCATCCCGATCTGGCAGGAAGTTGTCGTCGGGACGATCGGTTTCGCCCTGCTGTGCTTCGTGCTGATGAAGTTCGTCTTCCCCAAGATGAACGAGGCGTACGAGGCTCGGGTCGACGCGATCGAGGGCGGCATCAAGCGCGCCGAGGTCGCCCAGGCCGAGGCGAACGCGCTGCTGGAGCAGTACCGCCAGCAGCTCGCGGAGGCCCGGACCGAGGCCGCGAGCATTCGCGACGAGGCCCGCGCCGACGCTGGTTCGATCAAGGACGACATCCTCGCCGCGGCGCAGGAAGAGCGTGACCGGATCATCTCGGTCGGGCGCGAGCAGCTCGCCGCCGACCGTCAGTCGCTCCTGCACGAGCTGCGGGGCGAGCTGGGTTCGCTGTCCGTGGAGCTGGCCAGCCGCATCGTCGGTGAGTCGCTCGCGGACGAGGCTCGGAAGAAGGGCACCGTCGACCGGTTCCTGACCGAGCTGGAGAACAGCGACGCTTCTCCGGCCGGGCGGCGCTGATGCAGGCCGCCAGCCGCGAGTCGTACGCGGCCGCCCGCGCGCAGCTCGACAGCTACGCGTCCTCCGCCCCGGCGGGGGACGTGGCGGCGACCGCCGGCGACGTGCTCGGGGCAGCCGTGCTGCTCGGCCGTGAGCCGAGCCTGCGCCGGGCCCTGGCCGACGCCAACCGGACCGGTGCCGACCGTTCCGCGCTGCTGAACCAGATCCTCGCCGGCAAGATCAGCGAGGGCGCGGCGCAGCTGCTCGGCGCTCTGGTCTCCGGCCACTGGTCGCGGCCGACCGACCTGGTCAACGCCACCGAGCGGCTCGGGGCCGAGGCGCTGCTAGCCAGCGCCGAGTCCTCCGGCCAGCTGGCCGATGTCGAGGACGAGCTGTTCCGGCTCGGCCAGGTCGTCGCTGGTGACTCCCGGCTCGCCTCGGCGGTCGGTGACACCACGGCCGAGCTGACCCGTCGGGTCCAGCTGGTCGGCGACCTGCTCGCCGGCAAGGCGACGCCGGTGACGGCGCGACTCGCCGAG
Proteins encoded in this window:
- the atpB gene encoding F0F1 ATP synthase subunit A, whose product is MVVLAKAEIPWPPTVDEGFFFDPVVGTGPWVTKFTIMLWIAIAALIVLFAVALRKPKIVPTKGQWIAESVMDFVRNGIGREIIGPKGDKFVPYLTVLFCFIAFMNVFGIIPLAQISPMTHIAFPVVLAIISYVMYIFVGIQNSGPGKFFKNHLILPAPWYLQPLLIPIEFFQNFIVRPVTLSVRLFANMFAGHLILLVFTLGGFVLINAGTAFTYGVSVFSFAMAIAMTLFEFFVAMLQAYIFVLLTGTWLQGALADEH
- a CDS encoding F0F1 ATP synthase subunit delta, giving the protein MQAASRESYAAARAQLDSYASSAPAGDVAATAGDVLGAAVLLGREPSLRRALADANRTGADRSALLNQILAGKISEGAAQLLGALVSGHWSRPTDLVNATERLGAEALLASAESSGQLADVEDELFRLGQVVAGDSRLASAVGDTTAELTRRVQLVGDLLAGKATPVTARLAELAVSGFEGRNFDGSVSRLVELAAERRNRSVAYVTVAVPMTDEQERRLVAELARRYGREITAKVTVDPEILGGISVRVGHDLYDGTILRRLAETRNALAGRN
- a CDS encoding L-threonylcarbamoyladenylate synthase, yielding MLYDCAKLAERDRGLTAAVEAVKRGDLVVFPTDTVYGIGCDAFKSWSVGTLLRAKSRGRDVPPPVMVGSRQMLDGLVYGLPSAARDLVEAFWPGPLTILVEHAPSLDWDLGDTDGVIQVRMPLHPVALELIRETGPMAVSSANKPSDPAALTADEARTQFGYEVSVYLEAGAAPEQLTSTIVDCTNATPKILRVGALSLAQLREVAPDVAEEDE
- the atpE gene encoding ATP synthase F0 subunit C, which produces MTLAELTGDISSIGYGLAAIGPGIGVGIVFAAYIQATARQPESAGLTRAYLFMGFALSEALALFGLALAFVFSHPAA
- a CDS encoding arsenate reductase/protein-tyrosine-phosphatase family protein, giving the protein MTPFSVLHVCVGNICRSPMAERLFLLALGGHAGLVYSHSAGTGNWHRGEPMNPPAARQVLARGGDVDGFGARQLTVGHIEGSDLILTATHEQYDHVLNLSPTARGRTFVLGEFGRLLAAYAGELPDFTGDAESLYGRGVALVTALDAARAGSRPVPGDDLADPYGLDERTYARTADEIESTLRPLAGVLVGGSA
- a CDS encoding F0F1 ATP synthase subunit B; the encoded protein is MFLASEHNPLIPIWQEVVVGTIGFALLCFVLMKFVFPKMNEAYEARVDAIEGGIKRAEVAQAEANALLEQYRQQLAEARTEAASIRDEARADAGSIKDDILAAAQEERDRIISVGREQLAADRQSLLHELRGELGSLSVELASRIVGESLADEARKKGTVDRFLTELENSDASPAGRR
- a CDS encoding AtpZ/AtpI family protein, coding for MTDNKESPKRPSSADGANVGWAAVGYLISGIGVWGFLGWIVDRWLDVPKHFGMMIGMLVGMAGAIYLVVKKLGA